One stretch of Amycolatopsis sp. NBC_00345 DNA includes these proteins:
- a CDS encoding FAD-dependent oxidoreductase: MRVLVAGGGISGTVTAMALHRAGHEAVVFEAYPSGGADAGAFLTVMHNGMDALRAIEADGPVVDASFAALGVEVVAPDGGTAGPQEFDDTGRDGPRTLTRATFYRVLQEEAGRRGITVTHGRRLVSAETGPEGVVATFDDGSVESGDVLVGADGLHSVVRTLIDPDAGEPRFTGLTVVYGYTRADSFPAAPGVYRMIRGSRAGFGYTTAPDGATFWFARIQEAERPRDEIAAVTPAQWREFAHEKFAGDPLPCADIIAATGDEVFGGHSYDVPTTRLWSTGRMVLVGDAAHAASPSAGQGASMALEDSVVLALCLRDQPDAPSAFAAYERLRRTRVEKLVAASAGQDVGEERGWVYHHHIDWNARITS; this comes from the coding sequence ATGCGGGTTCTCGTCGCCGGCGGCGGCATCTCGGGCACGGTCACGGCGATGGCGCTGCACCGCGCCGGGCACGAGGCAGTGGTCTTCGAGGCGTACCCGTCCGGCGGAGCGGACGCGGGCGCGTTCCTCACCGTGATGCACAACGGCATGGACGCCCTGCGCGCGATCGAGGCCGACGGCCCGGTGGTCGACGCGTCGTTCGCCGCGCTCGGCGTCGAGGTGGTCGCGCCCGACGGCGGCACCGCGGGTCCCCAGGAATTCGACGACACCGGGCGGGACGGCCCGCGCACGCTCACCCGCGCCACTTTTTACCGTGTGCTGCAAGAAGAAGCGGGCCGTCGCGGCATCACCGTGACGCACGGGCGCCGGCTGGTCTCGGCCGAGACGGGCCCGGAGGGGGTAGTCGCCACCTTCGACGACGGCTCCGTCGAGTCCGGTGATGTGCTGGTCGGCGCCGACGGCCTGCACTCGGTGGTCCGCACCCTGATCGACCCGGACGCCGGCGAGCCGCGGTTCACCGGCCTCACCGTCGTCTACGGCTACACCCGCGCCGACAGCTTTCCCGCCGCCCCGGGCGTCTACCGGATGATCCGCGGCAGCCGCGCCGGTTTCGGCTACACCACGGCGCCGGACGGCGCCACGTTCTGGTTCGCCCGCATCCAGGAAGCCGAGCGGCCCCGCGACGAGATCGCGGCGGTGACCCCGGCGCAGTGGCGCGAGTTCGCGCACGAGAAGTTCGCCGGCGATCCGCTGCCGTGCGCCGACATCATCGCGGCCACCGGCGACGAGGTCTTCGGCGGCCACTCCTACGACGTGCCGACCACCCGGCTCTGGTCCACCGGGCGGATGGTGCTGGTCGGCGACGCGGCCCACGCGGCGTCCCCGTCGGCCGGGCAGGGCGCGTCGATGGCGCTGGAGGACAGCGTGGTGCTCGCCCTGTGCCTGCGGGACCAGCCGGACGCGCCCTCGGCCTTCGCCGCGTACGAGCGGTTGCGCCGCACCCGCGTGGAGAAACTGGTGGCCGCGAGCGCGGGCCAGGACGTCGGCGAGGAGCGCGGCTGGGTCTACCACCACCACATCGACTGGAACGCGCGGATCACTTCCTGA
- a CDS encoding YbjQ family protein, with the protein MTQPAPPQQFPILLSTMNDLPGYRVVRVFGEVFGLTVRSRNMFSNIGAGFKSMAGGELKGLSKLLSDSRYEALHRLSQEAMQHGANAVLALRFDCNEIAQTASEIAAYGTAVYVVPEGGQQPPAGQHQPGQHQPGQPPQQPGQPQPGQPQPGQPQQQPQFQPPQNFQQG; encoded by the coding sequence ATGACACAACCCGCGCCCCCGCAGCAGTTCCCGATCCTGCTGTCCACTATGAACGACCTGCCCGGTTATCGCGTGGTTCGCGTGTTCGGCGAGGTTTTCGGGCTGACCGTGCGCAGCCGCAACATGTTCTCCAACATCGGTGCCGGCTTCAAGTCGATGGCGGGCGGTGAGCTGAAGGGCCTGTCGAAGCTGCTCTCGGACTCGCGTTACGAGGCGCTGCACCGGCTTTCGCAGGAGGCCATGCAGCACGGCGCGAACGCGGTGCTCGCGCTGCGCTTCGACTGCAACGAGATCGCCCAGACGGCCAGCGAGATCGCCGCGTACGGCACCGCCGTGTACGTCGTCCCCGAAGGCGGGCAGCAGCCCCCGGCGGGCCAGCACCAGCCGGGCCAGCACCAGCCCGGTCAGCCGCCGCAGCAGCCGGGCCAGCCGCAGCCGGGGCAGCCGCAGCCGGGCCAGCCCCAGCAGCAGCCCCAGTTCCAGCCGCCGCAGAACTTCCAGCAGGGCTGA